A window of Solanum stenotomum isolate F172 chromosome 9, ASM1918654v1, whole genome shotgun sequence genomic DNA:
AGAacgtataaattttaaatattctaaaCACCTACTAAGCATCTCTAGTAAACATGAGTCATGATTCATCAAGTGGGGATTGGaatggaatatatatatttgcaggGAAGAAATATTACCCCCCTGGCCCGGCCTTATTGTCTTTAAAGCGAACTACGATATCATGTTCGATTgaatttaataactttaaaaaaattgaatttaaaggatataaattttaaattttgacttCGTCTCTACTTTTAAGGATACTAGGTGTACTAGACAACTTCCAACATGACAACTTGAGTCTCTAGAAGTTGTTATGATAGATTTTAAATACtcattttgtttcaatttatgtgacttactttcatttttagtaagtctaaaaaagaatgacacatttatatattaagtaacaatttaactataaaatatatattttaccgttaatgaaatgatttacagtcacacaaatttctatcattaattttggaccacaagttttaaaagccttcatttttttcttaaattccgtACCGAGtaaaactacctcacataaaaatGGGACGAAGGGAGTACTATATGTGCAAGTGGGCTAATAGAGTTGTATGTTAGCTGCTAGGTAGTGTTAATGTTGGTAGTTCAAACACAGAAAGGATGCCCCTATAATGAAGAGTAGTAAGTTTCTGGTGAAAAGGAACATTCAATAAAGGGGAAATTAATAATCATTGTATAGTTCATTAACAAGTGTCTTGTCAAAGCTAAGTGGAGtcagaatttattatttttggattatgaatttgaaaatatattttctaatcaGTTTGTAAAATTGagagataataatttttttaattgttaagtaatataattagttttaatttatttctcaaCATATAATAATTAGGGGGTGATATGATAaagtttataattttatttattatttttaagacaTGTGTCAAGTtaaatatgaacaaataaatatacatGAATGAAGACTGAAGAACGTATTCTTATTATGATATTATAGTTAGACATATTTAATTCTTATTTCACCCTTATTATCTTGTTTACGCTTTAGTTGACACACTTAGACGTGCGAGAGTGTTACATTATCCCATATATTGATGTGTGGGACGAtgacaatttatttattttatatgatctTATGCAAGACTCATCACTTTTTGagtttttcatttaattaataGGAGGTTGTTATACGCCTTGTGGTACTTATACCACTCATCTATCGGAAGTTTGACTCTCATCACTCTGGCATATTATCCAAAGGCGAGTTGAGCCCTAACGAACGCAAAACACTATAAATTATGCGCGATGGAAGTCCTAGTTTAAATTGAGCTCTCAAGTTAAGCTCATTTTTATCTAAACACAAATACGATAAACAATAGCTATATTCGCGtataaaaattttaacttcGCATAAAATTCACAttaaataaactcaaaataactcATATTATATAACCATCAAGCCCCTTGCACAACTTTTTAGAATATGATTCCATGTAAGACAAGATCAAAGTCAATGAAGTGTTAAGTGTATGTGTTTTAATGGTTTAAATTATGTAATGGTGCATTTTTCTTATCATTTTCTATTGCGTTGAAAATATGGTGTTTTATCTTTGggttatattttataaaagaaggatgaaaatattgttttatttaataatgataaaaagtggaagaaaaatcacataaaaacaagaatatgaaatgATTCTCCAAAAATGAGAAGAAGTTTATAGCACCATACTAGAAAAGGGCACCAATACGCAAAAGCCCTTTAAGAGCCAATGGATGATATATACCATCCACCTACTTGCCtactttgaatattttattcGTTCCAAAATAAGtgttatcataatttaaattgatgtataataaaaaaaacatattactCGTGTTTACCAAAAGTAGATTGATTGTTTTATTGTGCACTTTTCTTTAATGTATCTACGgttattttatgtgttttttcttATTAAGAGAGCACTTATTTTAGGacgaattaaatattatttttttcattttatattacttgttcattttttatttacacatttcataagaaatcattaataaaaatgataattttattaattcaccCTTTTAACTCTTCCTAATACTCTCTATTTACGTGTCTTATTATCAATACCAAAATTAATAATAGAAGAACTTTCATGAAATTCTATACTAacatttatacttttaaaaaagagaattacttttaagaattaaataattttttaaaattaattttatcttaattttataaattaacatataatttgtaacaatttttttttttaataaatatggaTACGTCATAGACGGAGCCAACCTTGGACGAAGAATGGTtcaatacatattttttaaatattacttataaCGTATATTTAGTTTTGCTTAAATTTTTTACTTTGCGACTAAGACGtaatatgagacggagggagtaatatacaCAGTTAGCGATGACCGGTAAATAAATGAATAAGTAATATGCAAATAGGCTAATCACTTTATCAATAAAAATTTAGTGGAGTggtaaatattcttttattcttaaataaattttttgaattcgAGCCTTTCTTAGTATAAAGTCATCTTTATTAGTAATCACTTTACCtccaatataaatttttttgatatgaATCTGAATTTAGTTGAACTTAAATATAGGTACcgaatagaaaaaataaaataaaataggctaACCACTTTACCTATGCAAATAAATGTATAATAGTTTGCTTCATTTCCGTtggaaaaagggaaaaacagAGTCACATGGGTCATTGAGGACCTTTTCCTATGCaataattaaaaacttttttcaTCTCCCATTTTTatccaattatatatatacaccctCATTTGTGCTTCCACAAAAATTCTCTTTATAGCAACTTTACTACGTAAAGTAAATTAACAATCCAAATAAACTAGTAGTAGTAAAACTATGTATTCAATTAGGATATACTAGTATATAGTGTACATGTACTTTGCGTTTCAATAAAGCTAACAATTCTACCTTGTGGACAATGCAATTTACAAATTTTCAATGAACTCAACAAACGATACAAATCACACGTAATAATATACACGTTAAATTCATTGTTAAGTAATAAAAGCGATGACTTGAAAACTTAAAAGGAGTCGTGAAGGAATCTCTTTTTTCCtttgaaaagaaacaaaactaaaactaaattgGAGTTTGGTTTATATATAAACTCTTCAATTTTCGTCGTGAATGATAATTCCAAATAAACATACCCATAAGTCACTCCCACTACTAAGCATGCACCAAAAATATTCACACTACAATAATTAAACCTTTGATTAAAAACATCAACATACATTGCAAGTCGCTGTAGCAACCATCCATACTAGTAACAGAGACAGATTCAGAATACAAACTTATTGTTAATCTCTTCGATGAGAACAGTGCCTAGTAGTTAAAATATTGGCAAGAAGTACGATTATCGATTTTCAACCATCTTCTTCCATATTTGAAAATTCGCAGTCGCTATTCTTCGAGTGTCCGAAAAGTTTAAGTTTGGCCAACTCAGCTATCTACCTTCTCACCCACCTAGTAAAGAGGCTCATCTCTCTATAAAAAGCCCTAAAGCTCCTCCTTTTCAACGCTTTTTACACCAGATCTCTTGGACTGACTCCTTGGAGATGCGTGCTTGCTGAGGGAGGTCATTTTTACCATCTACTCTTTTCTGGGTCATTCTCTCTCttactttctctctctatatctGCAAATGCATTTGCAGTCATAATctgtgtatgtatatatatatatctgtgCATCGACACATACAAAACCAGACACGCATATATATGGCAAGTGGgtgatttgattctttttttgatttgattttgatttacggtttttgttttggttttgcGATAACAGAGAGAGAGTTGGAGAAGAAGAGATTTCATCATCAATGGAGAATGGTAGTAACGGCGTGGTGACGTTGTTGTTCACGGAAGAGGAGTTGCGTGAGATAAGTGGGGTCAAGAGATGCGATGATTACGTGGAGGTGATGTGTGGGTGTACAAGCCACCGATATGGTGATGCTGTTGCTAGACTTAGGATTTTCTCATCTGGTGAACTTGAAATCACCTGTGAATGTACTCCTGGATGCACTGAAggttcttattttttaaaaaactttagaTCAAAAGGGGGTTTGCGTCAAATGCATGTTGTTCGTGGGTTTTATTCTATCGTCCACTCTGTGTTCTTAGCCGGTTTGATTTATGTATAACATTTTATGTGTATGTAAATTTGCCTCAGAGAGCATAGTTTCTGCCTCTGTGGTAGTGTGTGTTGAAGGGTTTTGATGtttatttgacatttttgtGTGTCTAATAAGCATGTCAACCTTACATTCTATccacttgtgagattatacGGGATATGTTGTTGATAAGCATGTCCACAAAGGTAGAAATACATTGTGTGTTCGTTATGTGATAATGGTTGTTTAAGGGTCTGACCTTTGATGCAGAGTTAGAGTTCTGTTTGATTTTTCTTCAAAGCATTGTTCTTTCTGGTTGATGATAGTTTTCATTTTTGATGGTATCAACTTATGCTAAACAACTCATTGGTTCTACCATTTCTACAACTTGGCAATGACAACTTTCTGAAAACTATCAACTCTTAATTTATTAATGCTTATCGTGGGGCTTGTGCAGTGTTTTGGTTGAATATTTAGCTGTGATATCAAAAGAAATCTTATACTATCACTCACCAGATTCTCTCGACAGCATTTGTTGTCAGAGcatatttctctttttaatcaTTCACTATATGTATCTTCTTGGTTTCctcctttctttattttttacaatCATAAGCCACAAAGAATCGATTATGTACTTGATAAAATAACACCCCACAGAAGAATTATCTGATAAAGTAAATTAAGTCCTACCACTTGTACTTGTGCTACTTAACAAGAGTCTCTTTTTTCTCTGTCTGGAATGTAGATAGTCAGCTTCTTAGTTGTTAATACTTCTTGTATATGCTGTAAAAATGAGTGGAGAGTTAATTGAACGTGTTAAGTAGAACTTTATGCTATATTGTTCTCTCTTTTACATTATTTCATAGTCTTGTTGTGCATTGTGCTCCTATTAAGAGTTTTGTGTTTTGTGAACAGACAAGCTTACTCCGGCTGCATTTGAGAAGCATTCTGGGAGAGAAACTGCTAggaaatggaaaaataatgTATGGATCATTCTCAATGGTGATAAAGTTCCTGTGGTAAAGACCCCATTGCTAAAATATTATAACAAGTCTTTAAAGCATGCTATTTCTCAAAATGGAAAAGCTTGTCATCGTGATGAGTTCCTAAGATGCACCGAGTGCAACAAAGACCGCAGGTTCCGTCTCCGTTCAAAGGAAGAGTGCAGAACTTACCATGATGCTTTGGCGAATGTGCATTGGAACTGCTCTTGTATTCCTTATGACAAGTATGTTCCTCTTATTCAAGTTTGttattttgttcttcatttttctgGATTCACCACCCTCTTATACATACATGCTGCGGTtgattttttcctaaaagaatatttatttaattgatcaAAGTAACAAAATTTGTATCTTGTTCACAGAATGGGTATTGTCATTGGTTGCAGAAGTCATGGAATGGGAAAATAAAATAGTTGCATCTTGTTAGTTTGTCTTGGAAGTCTTTAGTTAATTCATGAGTGCTCTTACCTTTGTAAAATCTGTATATGCTTTGTTTTCCTACTTCATGTCTTTCAGTTCAGCATGAAAGACCAGGCAAATATGTGTTTTATCGGTGGATCTTGTCCATTCTAATTTCTAGTTTtgctcctcctccttctcccccaaataataataaaaaaaaactttcatatGATAATGGTGAAATCCTGGCAAAAGGAGGAAAGTCATGAAAGCTGAAACAGAAGTACAGGCAGGCAACTTTTGCATGCTGTGCAACTTGCATGTTTTGGAGAAGGATTCAAAGAAATATTTGATCTTCATCCTAGTGAACCGTCATTAGCAAAGTACTTTACGATCTGACTGAATTTGAACTATGACTAAGCAGTGATGTATGACCTATAGCATACTAATACCGTGTAGGTAAAAGTTGAAAGAACCTTATTTTAGAAAGTACAGCTCTATTTACCTACATATGATgctctattttctttttctccatGTATGCTCTAGAAATGGAAAGATAGTTTAGGATTTTTGGTTACAAATTAGTTTTGTAGCAGATATTCACGTAATATCTTACACTCACACCCCCAAGCACAaacagaaaaaggaaaaaagtgtTTATTCTGGGGTGGGAAGGGAACTCATAGGCGCTTTGCTCCCACATCCAAGTTGAATGGCACTTCGGATTTGATGATGTATGAAGAGTTAACAGATAGAGGGTGACTGGAAGTAAAGCTTAATTACAGCTATTACTGCATTGAAATAGCTACCAATTTCATTTCCAGAAGTAGTGTCTCTCAAAGAATTCTGTTTTCCTATCATATGCTCATGGGATCTCTGCTTATGGTCAGAACTTACTTCTCTAGTTGAGAACACTTTTTTGCTTTGTTATATTTTGGAAGTCGACCACTTATTCTTGAGATAAATACTTAATTGTTTATTGTGAGCATTGGAATTTAAAATGCCATGCCTTGCAATTGCATCCACTCCCCTGCACATGCCATCTACTTTCTTGGTTTGTATTGGTGAGTACCCTTGGATCTGAAATATTGTAGTTTCAAGTGATGTGCATGTCCCACCGTATTAGTTGGTAGAATGCCAAGTGATATAAAGGAACTTGCTGATGCATGTCCGTCTTAATAGGGGGTAAAAAGCTTTCTTTAACGATCTATCCTTTTGCAGTTGTTGAACTCACTTCCAATGTCACTCAAAATTTGCGAATTTGTTTGTTAGAGTGTTAGCTTACTTTGTTCTTTCTCTTCTCTTGGAGGTGTCAAATATGAAGTGATGCTGACCTCCAAGATATCTTAGTCTTGTTGTTGTTAATTTATGGACTTACTCGATTGCTGGCTTGTATGTAACAGATTTTCatgtgatgatgatgaagaacgAGCAAGCCGTAGGGTGTACAGGGGATGTTCTCGTTCTCCGACATGTAAAGGTTGCACCACCTGTGTTTGTTTTGGATGCCAAATATGCCGATTTTCGGACTGCAGTTGCCAGACGTGCAGTGACTTCACTGAGAATGCAAAAGGCTGAATTATTCTATAATTTGTTTCCAAATTTGTATGGGGTATGTTTTCCCCATCATTAATTCATCTGAAGAATCCATGCTACTCATGTTTTTGCTGACTGACAGAATATTAAGACCCATTAATCCCAAAATTGCCGTTTTACATTCACAATCAAAGGTTTCTTCTCTCTATAATATATTGATGCATCAAGTGCTTGACTGTTTccctttttcatttattattttaatgtggaatataaatttatgagtaaaacttcatgaaacgTCATGTCTGAACccattatatttaatataaagttcaaatttttgGTCCACCAATAAATGTATATGTGATCTTTACAGCATATTTTGACAAAGAATAAACCTGCTAAAAGTTATTAaagtatttcatatttccaaAAAGATGCCTccaccgatgggttagccctatatatatataacatcatTATGTACACTTTTTAGTGAtgggaagaaagaaaaatcatttgTTGTAAACCTCTTTTATTAATGGAGGATGAATTTGCAAGACTGAATCAATCATTTCCATAGGCCTAACCCATCGGTAGCCCCCTAAAGTTGACACCAATTTTTACTTAAACACCTTAGCTaagctttgttcattttaaacacTTCATGTCATACTGCATTGTGTCATTTTAACACTTTTTTAACAATCAGTCAAATATATAAGGTGTGTGTAACACACTCGTTGTGTCAAAgtgacaaattaaataaaaacatatggcatatatattaaaaataatttttaaataacaatattttagtAGAATAAAGAAGTAGCCAATGACTAAATGACATGTGGAATCTTTTacacacaaaattaaaaaaaaaataacccaACCACACCAAGGTCATCTTCTCcgccccacccacccacccagaTCATCTTCTCCACCTCTGCCCACTCTAACCCCAATCCCTTCCCCACCCACATCGtctttttctagatttttcgATGTCCTTCTTCTTTGCAACAACATGAATCGTTGGCCCTCCTAATGGGTTGAAATTTGTTTTATTGTGAAATATCTTCGTGTTGAAATtcgttttttttgtttgtagCATCATCAAAACTATTTCTCCATGGAAGGAGTTCAAGTTTTGAGAGATGGTGGCTgaaaaatgaggaagaacatgaaaaaaataaaataaaaatgattaaatgaGCCTTTCACGCGCTAGTATTGAGTGTATTACACCCACTATGCCATGTCagtaaaaagtgtcaaaatgacacaacgagacatgacatgaggtgtctaaaatgaacaaagcttAGTTTAGGTGTTTAAGTGAAAATTTGTGCCAACTTTAGTGGAACACAGATGGATTAGACCTTTCCCATAAAAGCACAAAGTCTTAATCTAGTCACTGAAAAAGCAAAAGGTTAAGGAGTCATTTAGTAAAAGGTATAATAATTCTAAGAAAAAATACAGGACCATTTTATTCTGCGTTTAATTGGATATTATATAGTGTTGGGACTGTTTATCCATCATTTTGTCTTAGGgatgagataagttattccACCATGTATATGCGATAACTTATTCCAAAATAActtaatttggataattgatCAAAAAGTTTGGCAAAAGAAGAACGTAGTACTTTAGTGAATAAGAAGCAAATATACATGTCGAAAGCCATGAGAGAGGTAAAGGACGTAAATAAACTGATCAATaaattcttaaatatatttttactacTTCACcatatgttttctttatttagtTTCTCTTAAAGGATCAACTTATTTAATTTGGTGCAACCACCATATATGAATAAGAATATTATCTAACAAGTATTTAAGGGTGTGGCCTGGTGGCTGATTACGTGGGGTGAGCATCATGAAGTTTCAGGTTCAATTTCTagcaaagaaaaatattagGTGATTTCATTTTAGTATTGGTGGACATAATTACGTGATACTTGTTGAGTACAAAAGATTAGTATGTAGTATGTACTATAAGTTTTAAacattttacataaaaataaccTCAATATACAGTCGCCTAGTCGGTTTTTGATTATTCTAGGAGCACTCCCTTCGTCTTAAATTAATAGTTATGTTTTGCTTCTCAAGAGTTAATGTGACTAATTTTCTAAGCTAAATCACCTcaatatttcataaataaaatatagatatttaaaaactatacgaaaagtacgaTTAGTTCCATATGAACCTCCCTTCACAATTGATTAAACATTAAAGTTCATATTAGTCAAAATATTATACGAAATTAGAAATAAACCATAATATCATCGAGAGAATAGTTGGTTTATTAAGTCTTATCACTTTAAACTCCTCCTTCATTAAACTTCGAacttttaatgaaatgatttataacgCCACAAATATCAATGACCTGTCATCTAAATAAAGAGGTCAACAATATTTGGACAGTAAGAAAACCTAgagaaggtaaaaaaaaataaaaaatgaagaaagaatCCAGGAACACAAGTGGTTTGTCTCACAAGGAATCAGTACAAAGTCTGTTTATCACCAAAGGTTGTGGTGGGCGAGTGGGAAAATACCCCTCCGCCCTAATTAGAGGACTCCAATTCAAGTCCTGGAAATGAAGTCGCCTTTGATAGAAAGTGTAACAGATTACTCACGGCTCAAGGAGTCAATATACATCATCAGCTATTTATATATGGTACAACTACACAGAGACATGATATTAGTACTGGACTAGGGAGTCCTAATAGAAAGTACTTTACTCTCCAAAGTGGGACTTCCCAGTACAAATCTGAATTAATCGAGCTCCAAAAAGAAAGTTACCAAGTGCTTGGTGGAAAACCGAAAATGGAAGAATCCAAAGGCTGGTTCTTTGCATATGAGTACCTGATCCCATCACACTCTAAGATCATTCAAGGCAAAAACTGAGAGCAGATGTGTAAGGCCAATGCTTTTGTGTATCGTTGTGCATTTTCGAGCAAGGAGAGGACTGGTGG
This region includes:
- the LOC125876123 gene encoding protein ULTRAPETALA 1 — its product is MENGSNGVVTLLFTEEELREISGVKRCDDYVEVMCGCTSHRYGDAVARLRIFSSGELEITCECTPGCTEDKLTPAAFEKHSGRETARKWKNNVWIILNGDKVPVVKTPLLKYYNKSLKHAISQNGKACHRDEFLRCTECNKDRRFRLRSKEECRTYHDALANVHWNCSCIPYDKFSCDDDEERASRRVYRGCSRSPTCKGCTTCVCFGCQICRFSDCSCQTCSDFTENAKG